From the genome of Chanos chanos chromosome 5, fChaCha1.1, whole genome shotgun sequence, one region includes:
- the plvapa gene encoding plasmalemma vesicle associated protein a isoform X4 — MYNGVYSKANLSPASTRIHKAKSKSCGYYMKIVFFFSSLIQSLIIVSLVLFVVYGQPQDTVTEQRLKDLEQSFSKLSIENIQLQAQKKNLSQVLNVTLIAKQTCERNRTDLRRLLNTSSATIKSIFERLSQCPRVPLLMPCRPTPCACDTKCPQLKFSQDLLQHVKNNFTETVRIMQIDFETCKKERNQYHLEAIELRRDKALSEEKIKLYGKKCKEDFAASFQGMTAVTSAFLIKIDTLFPKIFPFKLTCEKQRDQLDEIRNNCSSLSREMEDKLQKYLDSLATQVESTARLQSNYEIQNKRLTEDIQMCKGNRTAMAEQNAKVLQEIQVKHDEKVQQLLLEGKKLNEAKQLSDSLLKLKEDEIKQLSNTIDHLNNTLGICKLLRGSSSYSAGASNPLNLPYKSISKGSLNIVSGPTGAGTSGVNTLTFGRPDLGNPAVGPGSLGHNSPLFTDTSKTPLVPGLTGNLGPNGVGPGILGLGASVNGVAGPGMTGLGRTGVNQGSTASGGSVTGMGPPSFGGGRTTSAQDTMFTAQITQHLRELHQFLKPE, encoded by the exons ATGTATAACGGTGTGTACTCAAAAGCCAACTTAAGTCCAGCATCCACAAGGATACATAAGGCAAAGAGCAAGAGCTGTGGCTACTATATGAAAATAGTGTTCTTCTTCTCATCACTGATCCAGTCTCTGATCATTGTCAGCCTGGTGCTCTTTGTGGTCTATGGACAGCCTCAAGACACAGTGACGGAGCAGAGGCTGAAAGACCTGGAGCAAAGCTTCAGCAAACTCTCGATAGAGAACATTCAGCTCCAGGCGCAAAAGAAGAACCTCTCCCAGGTGCTGAATGTCACGCTTATTGCAAAACAGACCTgcgagagaaacagaacagacttACGGAGACTGTTAAACACTTCATCTGCCACAATCAAGAGTATTTTTGAGCGACTG AGTCAGTGTCCAAGGGTTCCATTACTTATGCCGTGTCGCCCTACTCCTTGTGCATGTG ACACTAAATGTCCACAGCTAAAATTTTCGCAAGACTTGCTTCAGCATGTGAAGAATAACTTTACTGAGACAGTTCGAATCATGCAAATTGATTTTGAGACctgtaaaaaagagaggaaCCAATATCACCTGGAGGCCATTGAACTACGGCGGGACAAAGCTCTcagtgaggaaaaaataaagttGTATGGCAAGAAGTGCAAGGAAGATTTTGCTGCATCTTTTCAAGGAATGACAGCGGTTACCAGCGCATTCCTGATCAAGATTGATACCTTGTTCCCAAAAATATTTCCCTTTAAACTGACCTGTGAGAAACAACGTGACCAGCTTGATGAAATTCGGAACAACTGCAGCAGCCTTtccagagagatggaggacaaGCTCCAGAAATATCTAGACAGCTTGGCAACCCAGGTCGAAAGTACCGCTAGGTTGCAAAGCAACTACGAAATTCAGAACAAGCGTCTAACAGAGGATATCCAAATGTGCAAAGGGAATCGCACTGCCATGGCTGAGCAGAATGCCAAGGTTCTCCAGGAGATCCAGGTGAAGCATGACGAGAAGGTGCAACAACTACTACTAGAAGGCAAGAAACTAAATGAAGCCAAACAGCTGTCAGACTCACTACTCAAGCTAAAAGAAGATGAAATCAAACAGCTCTCAAATACCATCGACCATCTCAATAACACTCTTGGTATTTGCAAG CTTTTACGAGGCTCTTCATCATATTCTGCCGGAGCATCAAATCCTCTCAATTTACCATACAAAAGTATCTCAAAGGGATCATTAAATATTGTGTCAGGTCCCACAGGAGCAGGCACTAGTGGAGTGAATACACTTACGTTTGGCAGACCAGACTTGGGAAATCCAGCAGTTGGACCAGGTTCTTTAGGACATAATAGTCCACTATTTACAGATACAAGCAAAACACCATTGGTTCCAGGTTTAACGGGCAATTTGGGTCCAAACGGGGTAGGACCAGGTATTCTGGGGTTAGGAGCATCAGTGAACGGAGTGGCTGGACCAGGTATGACAGGACTGGGTAGAACAGGAGTTAACCAGGGATCCACTGCAAGTGGAGGGAGTGTGACAGGAATGGGTCCACCATCGTTTGGTGGAGGCAGAACCACAAGCGCTCAAGACACCATGTTCACAG CTCAAATTACCCAACATTTGAGGGAGCTTCACCAGTTTTTAAAACCAGAGTGA
- the plvapa gene encoding plasmalemma vesicle associated protein a isoform X2, whose protein sequence is MYNGVYSKANLSPASTRIHKAKSKSCGYYMKIVFFFSSLIQSLIIVSLVLFVVYGQPQDTVTEQRLKDLEQSFSKLSIENIQLQAQKKNLSQVLNVTLIAKQTCERNRTDLRRLLNTSSATIKSIFERLQSQCPRVPLLMPCRPTPCACDTKCPQLKFSQDLLQHVKNNFTETVRIMQIDFETCKKERNQYHLEAIELRRDKALSEEKIKLYGKKCKEDFAASFQGMTAVTSAFLIKIDTLFPKIFPFKLTCEKQRDQLDEIRNNCSSLSREMEDKLQKYLDSLATQVESTARLQSNYEIQNKRLTEDIQMCKGNRTAMAEQNAKVLQEIQVKHDEKVQQLLLEGKKLNEAKQLSDSLLKLKEDEIKQLSNTIDHLNNTLGICKLLRGSSSYSAGASNPLNLPYKSISKGSLNIVSGPTGAGTSGVNTLTFGRPDLGNPAVGPGSLGHNSPLFTDTSKTPLVPGLTGNLGPNGVGPGILGLGASVNGVAGPGMTGLGRTGVNQGSTASGGSVTGMGPPSFGGGRTTSAQDTMFTAQITQHLRELHQFLKPE, encoded by the exons ATGTATAACGGTGTGTACTCAAAAGCCAACTTAAGTCCAGCATCCACAAGGATACATAAGGCAAAGAGCAAGAGCTGTGGCTACTATATGAAAATAGTGTTCTTCTTCTCATCACTGATCCAGTCTCTGATCATTGTCAGCCTGGTGCTCTTTGTGGTCTATGGACAGCCTCAAGACACAGTGACGGAGCAGAGGCTGAAAGACCTGGAGCAAAGCTTCAGCAAACTCTCGATAGAGAACATTCAGCTCCAGGCGCAAAAGAAGAACCTCTCCCAGGTGCTGAATGTCACGCTTATTGCAAAACAGACCTgcgagagaaacagaacagacttACGGAGACTGTTAAACACTTCATCTGCCACAATCAAGAGTATTTTTGAGCGACTG CAGAGTCAGTGTCCAAGGGTTCCATTACTTATGCCGTGTCGCCCTACTCCTTGTGCATGTG ACACTAAATGTCCACAGCTAAAATTTTCGCAAGACTTGCTTCAGCATGTGAAGAATAACTTTACTGAGACAGTTCGAATCATGCAAATTGATTTTGAGACctgtaaaaaagagaggaaCCAATATCACCTGGAGGCCATTGAACTACGGCGGGACAAAGCTCTcagtgaggaaaaaataaagttGTATGGCAAGAAGTGCAAGGAAGATTTTGCTGCATCTTTTCAAGGAATGACAGCGGTTACCAGCGCATTCCTGATCAAGATTGATACCTTGTTCCCAAAAATATTTCCCTTTAAACTGACCTGTGAGAAACAACGTGACCAGCTTGATGAAATTCGGAACAACTGCAGCAGCCTTtccagagagatggaggacaaGCTCCAGAAATATCTAGACAGCTTGGCAACCCAGGTCGAAAGTACCGCTAGGTTGCAAAGCAACTACGAAATTCAGAACAAGCGTCTAACAGAGGATATCCAAATGTGCAAAGGGAATCGCACTGCCATGGCTGAGCAGAATGCCAAGGTTCTCCAGGAGATCCAGGTGAAGCATGACGAGAAGGTGCAACAACTACTACTAGAAGGCAAGAAACTAAATGAAGCCAAACAGCTGTCAGACTCACTACTCAAGCTAAAAGAAGATGAAATCAAACAGCTCTCAAATACCATCGACCATCTCAATAACACTCTTGGTATTTGCAAG CTTTTACGAGGCTCTTCATCATATTCTGCCGGAGCATCAAATCCTCTCAATTTACCATACAAAAGTATCTCAAAGGGATCATTAAATATTGTGTCAGGTCCCACAGGAGCAGGCACTAGTGGAGTGAATACACTTACGTTTGGCAGACCAGACTTGGGAAATCCAGCAGTTGGACCAGGTTCTTTAGGACATAATAGTCCACTATTTACAGATACAAGCAAAACACCATTGGTTCCAGGTTTAACGGGCAATTTGGGTCCAAACGGGGTAGGACCAGGTATTCTGGGGTTAGGAGCATCAGTGAACGGAGTGGCTGGACCAGGTATGACAGGACTGGGTAGAACAGGAGTTAACCAGGGATCCACTGCAAGTGGAGGGAGTGTGACAGGAATGGGTCCACCATCGTTTGGTGGAGGCAGAACCACAAGCGCTCAAGACACCATGTTCACAG CTCAAATTACCCAACATTTGAGGGAGCTTCACCAGTTTTTAAAACCAGAGTGA
- the plvapa gene encoding plasmalemma vesicle associated protein a isoform X1, giving the protein MYNGVYSKANLSPASTRIHKAKSKSCGYYMKIVFFFSSLIQSLIIVSLVLFVVYGQPQDTVTEQRLKDLEQSFSKLSIENIQLQAQKKNLSQVLNVTLIAKQTCERNRTDLRRLLNTSSATIKSIFERLQSQCPRVPLLMPCRPTPCACADTKCPQLKFSQDLLQHVKNNFTETVRIMQIDFETCKKERNQYHLEAIELRRDKALSEEKIKLYGKKCKEDFAASFQGMTAVTSAFLIKIDTLFPKIFPFKLTCEKQRDQLDEIRNNCSSLSREMEDKLQKYLDSLATQVESTARLQSNYEIQNKRLTEDIQMCKGNRTAMAEQNAKVLQEIQVKHDEKVQQLLLEGKKLNEAKQLSDSLLKLKEDEIKQLSNTIDHLNNTLGICKLLRGSSSYSAGASNPLNLPYKSISKGSLNIVSGPTGAGTSGVNTLTFGRPDLGNPAVGPGSLGHNSPLFTDTSKTPLVPGLTGNLGPNGVGPGILGLGASVNGVAGPGMTGLGRTGVNQGSTASGGSVTGMGPPSFGGGRTTSAQDTMFTAQITQHLRELHQFLKPE; this is encoded by the exons ATGTATAACGGTGTGTACTCAAAAGCCAACTTAAGTCCAGCATCCACAAGGATACATAAGGCAAAGAGCAAGAGCTGTGGCTACTATATGAAAATAGTGTTCTTCTTCTCATCACTGATCCAGTCTCTGATCATTGTCAGCCTGGTGCTCTTTGTGGTCTATGGACAGCCTCAAGACACAGTGACGGAGCAGAGGCTGAAAGACCTGGAGCAAAGCTTCAGCAAACTCTCGATAGAGAACATTCAGCTCCAGGCGCAAAAGAAGAACCTCTCCCAGGTGCTGAATGTCACGCTTATTGCAAAACAGACCTgcgagagaaacagaacagacttACGGAGACTGTTAAACACTTCATCTGCCACAATCAAGAGTATTTTTGAGCGACTG CAGAGTCAGTGTCCAAGGGTTCCATTACTTATGCCGTGTCGCCCTACTCCTTGTGCATGTG caGACACTAAATGTCCACAGCTAAAATTTTCGCAAGACTTGCTTCAGCATGTGAAGAATAACTTTACTGAGACAGTTCGAATCATGCAAATTGATTTTGAGACctgtaaaaaagagaggaaCCAATATCACCTGGAGGCCATTGAACTACGGCGGGACAAAGCTCTcagtgaggaaaaaataaagttGTATGGCAAGAAGTGCAAGGAAGATTTTGCTGCATCTTTTCAAGGAATGACAGCGGTTACCAGCGCATTCCTGATCAAGATTGATACCTTGTTCCCAAAAATATTTCCCTTTAAACTGACCTGTGAGAAACAACGTGACCAGCTTGATGAAATTCGGAACAACTGCAGCAGCCTTtccagagagatggaggacaaGCTCCAGAAATATCTAGACAGCTTGGCAACCCAGGTCGAAAGTACCGCTAGGTTGCAAAGCAACTACGAAATTCAGAACAAGCGTCTAACAGAGGATATCCAAATGTGCAAAGGGAATCGCACTGCCATGGCTGAGCAGAATGCCAAGGTTCTCCAGGAGATCCAGGTGAAGCATGACGAGAAGGTGCAACAACTACTACTAGAAGGCAAGAAACTAAATGAAGCCAAACAGCTGTCAGACTCACTACTCAAGCTAAAAGAAGATGAAATCAAACAGCTCTCAAATACCATCGACCATCTCAATAACACTCTTGGTATTTGCAAG CTTTTACGAGGCTCTTCATCATATTCTGCCGGAGCATCAAATCCTCTCAATTTACCATACAAAAGTATCTCAAAGGGATCATTAAATATTGTGTCAGGTCCCACAGGAGCAGGCACTAGTGGAGTGAATACACTTACGTTTGGCAGACCAGACTTGGGAAATCCAGCAGTTGGACCAGGTTCTTTAGGACATAATAGTCCACTATTTACAGATACAAGCAAAACACCATTGGTTCCAGGTTTAACGGGCAATTTGGGTCCAAACGGGGTAGGACCAGGTATTCTGGGGTTAGGAGCATCAGTGAACGGAGTGGCTGGACCAGGTATGACAGGACTGGGTAGAACAGGAGTTAACCAGGGATCCACTGCAAGTGGAGGGAGTGTGACAGGAATGGGTCCACCATCGTTTGGTGGAGGCAGAACCACAAGCGCTCAAGACACCATGTTCACAG CTCAAATTACCCAACATTTGAGGGAGCTTCACCAGTTTTTAAAACCAGAGTGA
- the plvapa gene encoding plasmalemma vesicle associated protein a isoform X3, whose translation MYNGVYSKANLSPASTRIHKAKSKSCGYYMKIVFFFSSLIQSLIIVSLVLFVVYGQPQDTVTEQRLKDLEQSFSKLSIENIQLQAQKKNLSQVLNVTLIAKQTCERNRTDLRRLLNTSSATIKSIFERLSQCPRVPLLMPCRPTPCACADTKCPQLKFSQDLLQHVKNNFTETVRIMQIDFETCKKERNQYHLEAIELRRDKALSEEKIKLYGKKCKEDFAASFQGMTAVTSAFLIKIDTLFPKIFPFKLTCEKQRDQLDEIRNNCSSLSREMEDKLQKYLDSLATQVESTARLQSNYEIQNKRLTEDIQMCKGNRTAMAEQNAKVLQEIQVKHDEKVQQLLLEGKKLNEAKQLSDSLLKLKEDEIKQLSNTIDHLNNTLGICKLLRGSSSYSAGASNPLNLPYKSISKGSLNIVSGPTGAGTSGVNTLTFGRPDLGNPAVGPGSLGHNSPLFTDTSKTPLVPGLTGNLGPNGVGPGILGLGASVNGVAGPGMTGLGRTGVNQGSTASGGSVTGMGPPSFGGGRTTSAQDTMFTAQITQHLRELHQFLKPE comes from the exons ATGTATAACGGTGTGTACTCAAAAGCCAACTTAAGTCCAGCATCCACAAGGATACATAAGGCAAAGAGCAAGAGCTGTGGCTACTATATGAAAATAGTGTTCTTCTTCTCATCACTGATCCAGTCTCTGATCATTGTCAGCCTGGTGCTCTTTGTGGTCTATGGACAGCCTCAAGACACAGTGACGGAGCAGAGGCTGAAAGACCTGGAGCAAAGCTTCAGCAAACTCTCGATAGAGAACATTCAGCTCCAGGCGCAAAAGAAGAACCTCTCCCAGGTGCTGAATGTCACGCTTATTGCAAAACAGACCTgcgagagaaacagaacagacttACGGAGACTGTTAAACACTTCATCTGCCACAATCAAGAGTATTTTTGAGCGACTG AGTCAGTGTCCAAGGGTTCCATTACTTATGCCGTGTCGCCCTACTCCTTGTGCATGTG caGACACTAAATGTCCACAGCTAAAATTTTCGCAAGACTTGCTTCAGCATGTGAAGAATAACTTTACTGAGACAGTTCGAATCATGCAAATTGATTTTGAGACctgtaaaaaagagaggaaCCAATATCACCTGGAGGCCATTGAACTACGGCGGGACAAAGCTCTcagtgaggaaaaaataaagttGTATGGCAAGAAGTGCAAGGAAGATTTTGCTGCATCTTTTCAAGGAATGACAGCGGTTACCAGCGCATTCCTGATCAAGATTGATACCTTGTTCCCAAAAATATTTCCCTTTAAACTGACCTGTGAGAAACAACGTGACCAGCTTGATGAAATTCGGAACAACTGCAGCAGCCTTtccagagagatggaggacaaGCTCCAGAAATATCTAGACAGCTTGGCAACCCAGGTCGAAAGTACCGCTAGGTTGCAAAGCAACTACGAAATTCAGAACAAGCGTCTAACAGAGGATATCCAAATGTGCAAAGGGAATCGCACTGCCATGGCTGAGCAGAATGCCAAGGTTCTCCAGGAGATCCAGGTGAAGCATGACGAGAAGGTGCAACAACTACTACTAGAAGGCAAGAAACTAAATGAAGCCAAACAGCTGTCAGACTCACTACTCAAGCTAAAAGAAGATGAAATCAAACAGCTCTCAAATACCATCGACCATCTCAATAACACTCTTGGTATTTGCAAG CTTTTACGAGGCTCTTCATCATATTCTGCCGGAGCATCAAATCCTCTCAATTTACCATACAAAAGTATCTCAAAGGGATCATTAAATATTGTGTCAGGTCCCACAGGAGCAGGCACTAGTGGAGTGAATACACTTACGTTTGGCAGACCAGACTTGGGAAATCCAGCAGTTGGACCAGGTTCTTTAGGACATAATAGTCCACTATTTACAGATACAAGCAAAACACCATTGGTTCCAGGTTTAACGGGCAATTTGGGTCCAAACGGGGTAGGACCAGGTATTCTGGGGTTAGGAGCATCAGTGAACGGAGTGGCTGGACCAGGTATGACAGGACTGGGTAGAACAGGAGTTAACCAGGGATCCACTGCAAGTGGAGGGAGTGTGACAGGAATGGGTCCACCATCGTTTGGTGGAGGCAGAACCACAAGCGCTCAAGACACCATGTTCACAG CTCAAATTACCCAACATTTGAGGGAGCTTCACCAGTTTTTAAAACCAGAGTGA